The sequence below is a genomic window from Geothermobacter ehrlichii.
CAGAGCAGATTCGCCCCGATGTGCAGATTGAAGTCGGTCAGGCCATGCAGGGCGATGGCGGCCAGCCCCGCCAGCACGCCGGGAAAGAGCAGCTGCGGCAGACGCGACCTGCGCCGTCGCCAGGCCCGCCAGCTGGTCGCCAGCAGGCCCACCGACAGCCAGCCGACCAGACCGGCGCCGACCAGACCGGCGTCGGTCAGCAACTCAACATAGTCGTTGTGGGCATGATCGACCAGTTTGCCGCCGGTATCCACGCTCTGGTAGCCGCGGTAGGCGTCGGCGAAGGTGCCGAAGCCGGTACCGAACAGGGGATGATCGCGCCAGAGCCGCAGGCTGTCCCGCCAGTACGCGGGACGCTGCTCGTGAATCAGCCCATCGGTACCGCGCAGCCGCTGGAAATCGGCAAAGATCGGATCCCAGCCGAAACCGCCCACCGCCGTCAGCAGCAGGCCGAAAAAGGCGGTCAGCACCAGGCCGCGGCGCAGGTCGCCGCCGGCAAAGGCCAGCAGCAGCCCGAGCACGATCAGGCTTCCCAGACAGCTGAGGATGCCGCCGCGCGACATGGAAAGAAAGACGGACAGGCCGCTCGCCAGCGCCAGGGCGCCGTAGATCAGATGCGGGCTCGATTGCGGATCGTTGAAAAAATCGACCAGCCGTTCCCGCCAGTTGCCGTGCACCACCACCGGCTTGCTGACGAAAAACCAGCACAGGCCCAGGGGAAAAACCATCGCCATCAGGCCGGCGAAATGGTTGCCGTTGACATAGGTTCCGAAAGGCTGCCCCGCCTCCGCCGGCCAGGGAGCCAGCAACCAGAGAATCCGGCCGTTGGGGAAAAGATCACAGAGAATCGCCAGCAGGGCGTAGATGCCGGCAAAACCGACCAGGACGCGCAGCACCTTCGCCAGCGCGGCACGGTTGTCGACCAGCTGAACCAGCAGAAAGAAGATTGCGGCGGCGGAGAAGAGCTGAACGGCCTCGAGCAGGGTCGCCCGCGGATGAACGGACAGGGGCATCCAGGCGTCGGGCCGCAGCTGCCAGACCCCTTCGGCGTAACGGGCGGCGGCGACCGGCGACAGCAGGCGCAGCAGCACCGGCGGCAGGGGGACGAGCTGCAGCAGCGGCAGCAGAAGCAGCGCGGCCAGCGGCCGGCCGCCGGGCAGCCGGTAACGATGCGCCCGCCCTCGCTGGGCCTGCCAGAACCAGACGGCGAGCAGCGCGAAAACCGCGCCCTGAATGGCAAGACGCGCCCAGGGGCCGGTGGTGCCGTAGGCCAGCGGAGCGAGAATCAGGATGGTCAGCAGGACATGGAGCATGAAAATACGCTCAAAGGACGCGGGGCACACAACTCGCCGTATGGGTGTTCAGCCATCGATGACACTGATTTCAAAAAACCAAAAACATCCAGCTTTTATCCGCGTTCATCTGCGTCCATCCGCGGCCAAGACCAATCCGCATTTTGTACTTCTACCAGTTCCCGTCCAGCACTTTCTGCGGATGATCCACCACCAGTTTCCGCGCCTCGTCCCGACCGACCAGTTTCACCGCCGCCTTCAGCCCGACGCTCAGGCACGGCGGTCGCCAGTCGGCACTGTGACCGTCACTGGCCAGCAGGTGCACCCATCCCCGCCGCAGCAGGTGGCGGGCGCAGGAACGGGCCACCGGACCGAAACCGCCGGTCAGGCTTTCGGCGGTGACCTGCACCAGGCCTCCGGCTTCGATCAGCGGCACGATCCGCTCCGGATCGCGGGCCACCCCCGGGTTGCGCTCCGGGTGGGTGACAACGGGAATCCTCCCCCGCCGGGACAGCTCGAATATCAGCTCCGGGGCCTCCGCCGGCAGGTGGGTATGGGGGAACTCGACCAGCAGCGCCGGACCAGGTCCGAGGCGGTAAGCGCAAAGTCCACCGACACCGAGAGACGTGGCGACGTCGGCCCCGGCGATCAGCCGCAGCCCGATTCCTTCCCGGTCGAACACCGCCTGCAGCTCCGCCACCCGCGCCGCGATCTCCTCCATGCCCAGGCCGCAAAGCGGCACGTGCGGCGTCGCCGCCAGCACGCGGATGCCGTCCGCCGCCGCCCGGCGCGCCATCGCCAAGGCTCCCTCAAGGTCGGCCGGACCGTCGTCGACGCCGGGGAGGATGTGGCAGTGCAGATCGATCATGGGCGTCGGGTATCAGGTATCAGGAGCCGGGCACTGGCCGCTGGGGGTTAGGCGCTGAACGCAGGGGGGCCCGACGCCCGCTTTTCGGCGAGAAACCAAAACTCAGCCTTCCTGGGCTTCGGGCTCCTCGCCATAGTACGACTGATAATAATACTGGTAATAGTAGTCGCTCTTCTTCAGCTCCAGGGCGTTGATCACCAGACCGAGCACCGGCGCGTTGATGTCGGCCAGCGACTTGATCGCCTTGCCGGCCATCTCGAAGGTGGTCTGCCGGGCGCGCACCACCAGCACGGTGCCTTTGAACAGGCGACTGAGAATGCGGGGGTCGGCCACCGTGAGCAGGGGCGGCGTGTCACAGATGATGACGTCGAAGTTCTTCTCCAGCCCGTCGAGCAGCTTGCTCATCCGCGCTGAGGAGAGCAGTTCCGCCGGGTTGGGCGGCACCGGCCCGGAAGTGATGATCGCCAGGTTGTCGACCGGCCCCTTCTGCAGCAGATCCTCGCCGCTGCCGCCGGCCAGGTAGTTCGACAGGCCGTAGCGGTTGGACAGACCGAACACCCGGTGCAGTCGCGGTTTGCGCATGTCGCCGTCGATAAGCAGTACCTTCTTTTCCGTCTGCGCCATGGTCACCGCCAGGTTGGCGGCGGTGGTGGTCTTGCCGGCGGCGGCTCCCGGACTGGTGATCAGGATCCGGCCCGGCGCTCCCTCCGGGGAAGAGAGCATCACCGCCGTGCGCAGGGCGCGGTAGTTCTCGGCGCAACCCGATCGCGGCTGATCGAGCAGCACCCGCTCCAGCACCTTGTCCTTCTCCTTCCACAGCGACACCAGGCCGAGCACCGACAGGCCGAGGGCCTTTTCCGTCTCGTCCGGATACTTGACGGTGTTGTCGAGATACTCGACGAAAAAGGCCAGGCCGATGCCGGCCATCAGCCCGACGATCAGACCGAGCAGCAGATTCTTCGGCTTGTTGGGCAAAACCGGGCCCTCGGGCACCGACGCCTTCTGCACGATCCACAGGTTGACCGGCTGGGTCTCCCGGGTGATGCTCTGCTCCTTGATCTTCATCATCAGGGCGTCGTAGAGCTGGCGGTTGGTCTCCACCTCCCGCTTCAGCACCCCGTACTGGATGAACTTCTGGTTCAGGTTGAGCGCCTCGGCCTTGGTCTTCTCCAGCTGGGCGCGCAGCCCCTCCTCGGTCGACACCGCCAGCTCGTACTGGTTCTCCAGCGAACGGACGATGCGCTGCACCTCCTGGTCGCGCTTGCGGCGCAGCACCTCCAGGTCCCCCACCACCTTCTTCATCACCGGATGCTTTGGACCGTACTTGGCCGACAGCTCCCGCACATGCTGCTCCGCCTTGAGGATTTCGGTGCGCAGGGTCTGCATCGCCGGATCGGAGGCGACGGCAGGCAGAGTTTCGGCCTCTTCCGGACTGTCGACCAGCCGCCGCACCTGGTTGTAGATCGCCTCCTGTTCCTTGCGTTTGGCCTCGGCGATCACCAGCTGGCTGCTGATCTGGTTCAGCTTCTGCGGCGTCACCGCCAGCCGGTCCTCGAGGGTGACGATGTCGTTGGCCACCATGTAGGCCTGCAGCGCCTTCTCCGCCTTGTCCAGCTTCTTGCGCTCCTCCTCCGCCTTGCGGGTCATCCAGTCGAGCGTCAGGCGGGTCGAATCGAGCTTCATGTTCAGGGTCTGCTCGATGTAGGCCCTGGCCGTGGTGTTGGCCACCCGGGCGGCGAACTCCGGGTTGGGCGAACGGTAGCTGATGGTGACGATGCGGCTGTTCT
It includes:
- a CDS encoding O-antigen ligase family protein, with product MLHVLLTILILAPLAYGTTGPWARLAIQGAVFALLAVWFWQAQRGRAHRYRLPGGRPLAALLLLPLLQLVPLPPVLLRLLSPVAAARYAEGVWQLRPDAWMPLSVHPRATLLEAVQLFSAAAIFFLLVQLVDNRAALAKVLRVLVGFAGIYALLAILCDLFPNGRILWLLAPWPAEAGQPFGTYVNGNHFAGLMAMVFPLGLCWFFVSKPVVVHGNWRERLVDFFNDPQSSPHLIYGALALASGLSVFLSMSRGGILSCLGSLIVLGLLLAFAGGDLRRGLVLTAFFGLLLTAVGGFGWDPIFADFQRLRGTDGLIHEQRPAYWRDSLRLWRDHPLFGTGFGTFADAYRGYQSVDTGGKLVDHAHNDYVELLTDAGLVGAGLVGWLSVGLLATSWRAWRRRRSRLPQLLFPGVLAGLAAIALHGLTDFNLHIGANLLWFAALWGLLVAVSHGRSRAGSRSTELDAGRRPSVAAFLAVTLGGGFFCLVQGGVCLGLLAFAPAEGGDLRQLRDDERLERLLTASEEAARLDPLQADYRYAVGNLRLALGRSAEALTAYGRAIRRNPLNGEMLQQAGLLLAGLGDGGRAERLMRLAVEVDRRRPERGMVYGGWLLRQGRREAGQEVLRRTLRLAPEKTGDVLTLLILAGFSDRELAPVLPESSRCWLAYARYLLGRKLPQQAEAAFRRAFTLALAEPAGGRSVWLAARFFGDRRRYEEALHLLDEGTRTFPRDVALHRLRGQYAERIGLRELARRSYRQVLLLRPGDRAARRRLRTLAAEE
- a CDS encoding tyrosine-protein phosphatase gives rise to the protein MIDLHCHILPGVDDGPADLEGALAMARRAAADGIRVLAATPHVPLCGLGMEEIAARVAELQAVFDREGIGLRLIAGADVATSLGVGGLCAYRLGPGPALLVEFPHTHLPAEAPELIFELSRRGRIPVVTHPERNPGVARDPERIVPLIEAGGLVQVTAESLTGGFGPVARSCARHLLRRGWVHLLASDGHSADWRPPCLSVGLKAAVKLVGRDEARKLVVDHPQKVLDGNW
- a CDS encoding GumC family protein, whose translation is MNSEEIHLRDYLRVISKRRNLVLTVFGLIFVAVALYTFARTPLYEGTTQVLIEKARPSGLGSEGSYRLYDPEFYETQFQLIKSRAVALRVVRALELTAADLEADRERGLLASLGDWVRDLKRTVKRVILGEMEEPEAVDAEGEEIALADEISENLTVRPFKNSRIVTISYRSPNPEFAARVANTTARAYIEQTLNMKLDSTRLTLDWMTRKAEEERKKLDKAEKALQAYMVANDIVTLEDRLAVTPQKLNQISSQLVIAEAKRKEQEAIYNQVRRLVDSPEEAETLPAVASDPAMQTLRTEILKAEQHVRELSAKYGPKHPVMKKVVGDLEVLRRKRDQEVQRIVRSLENQYELAVSTEEGLRAQLEKTKAEALNLNQKFIQYGVLKREVETNRQLYDALMMKIKEQSITRETQPVNLWIVQKASVPEGPVLPNKPKNLLLGLIVGLMAGIGLAFFVEYLDNTVKYPDETEKALGLSVLGLVSLWKEKDKVLERVLLDQPRSGCAENYRALRTAVMLSSPEGAPGRILITSPGAAAGKTTTAANLAVTMAQTEKKVLLIDGDMRKPRLHRVFGLSNRYGLSNYLAGGSGEDLLQKGPVDNLAIITSGPVPPNPAELLSSARMSKLLDGLEKNFDVIICDTPPLLTVADPRILSRLFKGTVLVVRARQTTFEMAGKAIKSLADINAPVLGLVINALELKKSDYYYQYYYQSYYGEEPEAQEG